In the genome of Nyctibius grandis isolate bNycGra1 chromosome 18, bNycGra1.pri, whole genome shotgun sequence, one region contains:
- the CA4 gene encoding carbonic anhydrase 4 produces MELLFLVLFSLHILKTEAVVGGHWCYQSQKYEQPHCEDPRQWYLIDDTCKGNKQSPINIVTKNVIYDKSLKPLNFEGYDVKGSSKWNLENNGHTVKVTLSTSPKIGGGGLGRKYKAIELHWHWGVQGVQQYLPGSEHSIDGEKQAMELHIVHIREDVPDITEAKKKADGVAVLAFFVKVEEENKNYASLINELENIKYKGQITQLEPLPLSSLLPPEEDLGRYYRYEGSLTTPDCHEGVIWTVFEKPIELSISQISQFSTVHFDGNNSTYMVENFRPVQFLNERKVYWSSASILLPTAKVLMLVLMLTYILSSLFQ; encoded by the exons ATGGAATTGCTGTTCCTTGTTCTGTTCTCTCTGCACATTCTCAAGACAGAGGCAGTAG ttggaGGCCACTGGTGCTATCAGTCACAGAAGTATGAACAGCCACACTGTGAAG ATCCTCGACAATGGTATCTAATAGATGACACctgcaaaggaaacaaacagtcACCTATCAATATTGTCAccaaaaatgtcatttatgACAAGAGCCTTAAGCCACTGAATTTTGAAGGATATGATGTGAAGGGGTCTTCGAAATGGAACCTGGAAAATAATGGACATACAG TTAAAGTAACATTAAGCACATCCCCTAAAATTGGGGGCGGAGGtctgggaagaaaatacaaGGCGATAGAACTTCATTGGCACTGGGGAGTCCAAGGTGTGCAGCAATACCTTCCCGGGTCAGAGCACAGCATAGATGGAGAAAAACAAGCCATGGAG CTTCATATTGTCCACATAAGAGAGGATGTTCCGGATATAACAGAAGCgaagaaaaaagcagatggTGTGGCTGTATTAGCGTTCTTTGTAAAG gttgaagaagaaaataaaaactatgcAAGTCTAATAAATGAATTAGAGAACATTAAATACAAAG GGCAAATAACACAGTTGGAGCCTTTGCCACTGAGTTCTCTACTCCCACCTGAGGAAGACCTTGGAAGGTACTATCGGTATGAGGGGTCCCTCACCACTCCCGACTGCCACGAGGGTGTCATCTGGACAGTATTTGAGAAGCCCATTGAACTCAGTATTTCTCAG ATTTCTCAATTTTCAACAGTCCACTTTGATGGGAACAACTCCACTTATATGGTTGAAAATTTCCGACCTGTTCAGTTCCTGAATGAACGAAAGGTGTACTGGTCCAGTGCCAGCATCCTCCTGCCTACTGCTAAGGTTTTAATGTTGGTCCTGATGCTTACGTACATCCTGAGTTCTCTTTTCCAATGA